From Prevotella sp. oral taxon 299 str. F0039:
TATTGGTCATTTCATTGTGTCCACCAACATTGTAAATAGAGCCCGATTTACCTTCTCTTACCACCAAGTCAATAGCTTTACAATGGTCTTCTACATACAACCAGTCTCTAACATTCTCGCCTTTACCATACACGGGCAATGCTTTTCCCTCTAATATGTTCTTAATAATAAGTGGAATAAGCTTTTCTGGGAAGTGATAAGGACCATAATTATTAGAACAACGTGTAATAGAACAAGGAGTATGATAGGTGTCATGATATGCCATTACAATGAAATCGGCACTTGCTTTCGATGCAGAATAAGGGCTGTGAGGGCATAAAGGGGTCTCTTCTGTAAAGAAACCATCGGATCCAAGACTTCCATATACCTCGTCAGTAGATACTTGATGGTATCTTTTTCCATCTTTCCAAATAGGATAACCATCATTGCCTTTACCTAAAGTCCAATTCTTTCGGGCTGCATCAAGAAGATTTTGAGTTCCTAAAATATTGGTTTCTAAAAATAATTGTGGGTTTTCTATACTGCGGTCTACGTGGCTTTCAGCTGCAAAGTTAACGATATAATCAATATCATGTTCATCAAATATCTTTTGAACGAGTTCTTTATCAACAATATTTCCTTTAATAAAGAAACAGCGCTTATTATCAATATCTTCTTTAATTGTACCTAGATTACCTGCATAAGTAAGATCATCGAGGATCAATACCTTTATATCTTGATTCTGATACTTTTTGTTTAGTAAGTATTTTATGAAGTTTGCGCCAATGAAGCCTGCTGCTCCTGTAACTAAATATGTCTTCATCTATATGTGTGTTTTTTATTATTATAACGGATTGTTCCTGTATATTATTGTGTCATTATTTATTAATTTCGAGCACTTTGCAAACAAAGTCTGCAATGAAATCAGTGGTCTTGTCGAGTCCTAGTATTGAACTTGATACACAAAGGTCATAAGATGTACTATGTCCCCACTTCTTTCCTGTGTAAAAAGTATAGAAAGAAGCACGCTTTTCTTCCTTTTTTTCAATTATCTTTTCAGCTGTTTCTGCATCGCAGTTATTACGTTTCATAATGCTTTGAATGCGATCTTTTATATTTGCAGTGATGAAAATGTTTACCATATTATCGTAATCTCTTAGCACATAGTCGGCTGCTCGTCCTACAAAAACACCGCCAACGGATTCTGCAGTCTTGCGAATTGCATCGCTTTGGAATTGAAATAAACTCTCTTGAGTTAGTCCATTGTTATAGAAACCGCCAGAGTTAAGGCTAAAACCCCTAAAGTTTGTGATGGATTTAAAGAAGCCTTTATCTTCATCATTCTCTTCAAATAGCTCCTCACTAAAGCCATTTTCCTTGGCTGCAAGATTAAGAATCTCTCTGTCGTGCAATGGAATATTGAAGCGTTCGGCTAGCTTTTGCCCAATGATATGGCCACCGCTACCCACTTCTCTACCTATATTTATTATTATTTTCTTATTGTTCATAGGACTGAGATTGTTTATTTTGTTTTTTGAATCTTTTCATAAATACAACCATAATCACTGCTGTTACAATTGCAGCTAAAAGGTCTGATGCAGGAAGAGCTGCCCAAACTCCGTCCGATTCAAGGTATTTGGGTAGTATAATAAGTAGAGGAAGTAAGAATGTTAGCTGTCTAGATAAAGACAAGAACATACTTATTTTTGCTTTTCCAATACTCATAAAGAACATAGTGATAACCATTTGATAGCCAATAACGGGAAATACACACATATTGATGCGTATTCCTCGAATAGACATAGCTATTAATTCAGGGTCAGAAGTAAACAAACGAGCACATTCATAAGGGAAAAACATACCCACAATGAAGCCTACTGTCATTACAACAGTAGCTGCAT
This genomic window contains:
- the rfbB gene encoding dTDP-glucose 4,6-dehydratase, whose product is MKTYLVTGAAGFIGANFIKYLLNKKYQNQDIKVLILDDLTYAGNLGTIKEDIDNKRCFFIKGNIVDKELVQKIFDEHDIDYIVNFAAESHVDRSIENPQLFLETNILGTQNLLDAARKNWTLGKGNDGYPIWKDGKRYHQVSTDEVYGSLGSDGFFTEETPLCPHSPYSASKASADFIVMAYHDTYHTPCSITRCSNNYGPYHFPEKLIPLIIKNILEGKALPVYGKGENVRDWLYVEDHCKAIDLVVREGKSGSIYNVGGHNEMTNIDIVKLTIQTIRTMMEENKELRKVLKKQELDTTGEISIDWINESLIKFVEDRLGHDLRYAIDPTKIKNELGWYPETMFAEGIVKTIKWNLENQAWINEVTSGDYQRYYEQMYKNR
- a CDS encoding cytidylate kinase-like family protein encodes the protein MNNKKIIINIGREVGSGGHIIGQKLAERFNIPLHDREILNLAAKENGFSEELFEENDEDKGFFKSITNFRGFSLNSGGFYNNGLTQESLFQFQSDAIRKTAESVGGVFVGRAADYVLRDYDNMVNIFITANIKDRIQSIMKRNNCDAETAEKIIEKKEEKRASFYTFYTGKKWGHSTSYDLCVSSSILGLDKTTDFIADFVCKVLEINK